In Bacteroides cellulosilyticus, the genomic stretch AGTCGTTTCATGGGTAATTCGGATTTATATTGGCGTGTCGGATGCGGGTTACGGCATGGTTATGGCATGGTTGCCGGTCAGGCATTCACTGACAGGGAGTTCGGCTATGGAAATCTCCATCAGATAGATACGTGTCATTTGGTTGATGATACCCAGTTTACGGGCTGTTGTCCCGTAGCAAGAATAGAAATCCTCATCGCTGGGACGGTTGAAGTAGATACCTTCGCCCAATGCTTCAAGAATGGAGAGGAGGTTGATTTTATGATATTCGCAGGCAAGGCGGTAAGATTCGGGCAGGTTGTCCGGCTGGTTCTCCGCCAGCGTAATCATATGTCCTTTTGAGAGAGCCTGCAACAGATAGGCTATTTCGGAAGGGGAATAATTGAAGGAAGTGCTCAACTGATAATCCTTATATTGGATGTCGTGTAGTACTGCCAGGGCGAGTTTGGTTCTGAGTGTTAACATAGCGCTTGCTTTTTATGTAGATTATTGTCTGTTTTGTTAAGGATGTTCCGATTCCCGGTAGGAAACGGAACAAACGGCGCCGTAAGCATAGGACAGGCGGATAATACTCGTCTTCCTTTTTAAAAAGGCGGACAATTCTTCGTTTTTCCTCCTTGTATTCTTCGATTTTATAATGAGCTTCCCCCATATTGAGGTATGGGTAAGGGGAGTCGTATCTTCAAATAAAAAAAGTGAAAGCTTTCTAATCTATATAAAGGACTTTCGAGGCAGTATATCATATTATTACAGCAATATCCCATTTCTTGACATGACTTTTCCGGACAAAATCTAACTTTCAGGATAAGAGAGCTGTTTTTGTCGTGTCTGATGTTGTAAACTAACCGATTTTTTACAGAAAACAGGGAAACTTCGATAAGTATTTCCAGTTTTCCTTGTTTATCTCAATTGAAAACAGTTCCTTTACCGCCGGAATCGTTCCGTTTCCTACCGGGAATCGGAACGCCTGTATGAAGCTCATTTTTAGAGCTTTTTCTTTCTTTATCGTTCCTATTTCCTTTTCCCTTTTCTTTTTCTTTCCTCTTCCATTCCTTTTCTGCCATCGGATTCACCAATGCTGCCATCTGCAAATTTACCACTGCCAATTGTTCATCAGAGAACGATCTCAAATAAGTATGTGTTATCTCTTCCGAAGCATGGCTCAATCCTGCACTAATTTTAGCCACCGGAATATCCTCATTATATGCTAGAGTCGCCCACGTATGTCGTGCTACGTATGAAGTTAGCCTCACCTCTAATCCCAATCGTTCAGATAACCGATACAAATGTTTATTGTAAAGTCGCAAGGTACTCTCATACTGACGCCTTTCTTCTGGTATGCTTCCCGGTTGGCGTATAATCCTTAATAAATAGGGTGAATCAAGATCATCACATAAATATCTCTCAATAATTTCCCACATCCACGGTTCAAGTGTAATCGTCAACATTCTCCCCGTCTTGCTGCGGCGATAGCAAAGCACATTATCATGAATATCCGTCTTCCTCAAGTAAACTAAATCTATAAAAGGAATCCCCCTTAAATAATAAGAAAGGATAAACAGATCTCGTGCCATCACTAAACTTGGCTCCTCCAAATCTGCACCTGCCACCATACGAAGCTGTTCAATACTCAGCGCTCTCTTCTTCGTCTCTTCATACCCCATAAACACCTCACAAAAGAGCTTCTTAGCGTCTTTCACCATTCCCTGCCTCTCAGCCCCTTTACAAATAGCCCGTAACGCTCGAAAATAGCATGCCGAAGTATTTCGTGAACATCCCGACGCCCACAAATAGTGCTCAAAACCCAGAAAAAATCCTGCTGTCAAATCTTTAAAAGTTAGCAACTCGATATTAGTAAACTCTTCTAAGCTATGCAATATACTTCTGCAAGTATGCTCTGCCGAAAACTTAAACAATTCCCCCAGCCCCTCCGCATGAGCCACAATACCTTCCTTTAATGTCTTCATTCTCATCACACTGTTCTTTTTAATTAATGATTATTTCCTCCCCAACCCCACTCTCCATCATTTGTTTTGGGGTGAAAAAGAGGTAAACATCAAAAGTAAGAACAGGAAAGTTGGCTGCTTGTCATGAAACATGCATAAATACCCGTATATAGTGTATATAAACAAAAAAGTAGTTACCTACATTAGATAACTACTTAACTTTTTGTATTTCTCCTGGGATTCTCCTGAGAGAGTTACTACGCTGATATTTAAAACTTTATGTTTTTAGTTTCAAGCATATCCCATGATTTAACCCCACTGATTTTCTATGTGCTTTTGCGGTAGTTTGCTCATGGAGAACACTAGATGCAAAGATAAACATATTTGTTGATTTATCAAATTTCGAGAGCATATAGGCATTATAATTATTATAAGGTAGTAATAGCTTCTTTTACTACATCATTTAACCAATTGTGTCCAATTGCAAAATTACGAAAAGCCAAAAATTCATTATCATTATCATTGGCTTCATTAACAAAACGTCTGACCAATATATTTATAGCATGCTTTTGTTCTTCTGGAGTTGAATTATAAACAAGCTCTGAAACTATTTCTCTCTTAAATTTATCAATAATTTTTTTTCTACCGTCATTTAGATATTTACGATCTATTCTACATGTTTCTATTGTATATTTATAATCTTCGTTGTCAGAAGTTATTTTCCCATCTTTTTCAAATATCAAATAAGGACTTGGATCTGATTGCTCTGGATTTATTAACTTTGGTTGTTCTTGAAGATTATATTTGTTGGATGATATAGTATTGATGCTTTTTAAATCTTTTGTATTAGGACATTTAGCTCGCTTTCCTTTTATTGCGAAGTTTATACCTTTATAATTATTGCAGTAGTGACACGCTAATAAAAGATTATCCCAACTATATGCTAACCAGTAGTAAATTTGCTTAGGTCTAAAATGTTCAATATGATATTGTTCAACCTTTTGTTCGCAAAAAGCACATTTGTTGTTATATATAAGCACTAATCTATCTCTAATATCATCAGTTTTATATCGATCATTGTAAGGTGCTTCATTTATATAATGTTTCTTTGCTATTAGTTCTAATCTCCTTTGGTGTGTTAACTTATCATCACCAATAACTAGTGATGGTGGTATTACTGCTAAGTCTTTATCGATCTTCTTCATTTTGATATTCTTCTAAAATGCTATCTATCAAAGAGTCAATTTCGTTCTCACTAACAAAATTCTTACCTTTTTCTTTTTGTTCCTGTAACTTTGAAATAAGTTTCTTATTTATTTTATACAATAAATAAGTGTCGTTAGTATCGGAATTATTATCATCTGTGTCTAATCTGGAATCTTCCAATCCAAACAGAGAAGAAGTTACCAAAGTATTCATCATGAGATGATCTAAGTCCTTTCTATAATAGGGTTCACTCACTTTTGTTATGCCGTTCACTCTATACGTTCTAAATATAATAGAATCGTCTGATGCGCCTTGAATAATTGTAGGGCTGTGCGTCGTAAATATGAACTGTATATTTGGAAATATATTTCGTAACTTACTAACAATTATTCTTTGCCATTTTAAATGTAAATGTTGATCTATTTCATCGACTAAAACAACGCCTTTTGTTTTGAATATATCATTGCTATTCTTTTTATATAAACGATACAACAAATCACAGACAAAAATAATGATACTCCTATATCCTTCTGATAATTGATCTATACCTAGGAAACATCCTTTTTCCTCAAAAAAAATCTTACTCCCTTCAATGTGAGTTTTAACGTTTCTTTCGAGTAAATTAAATAGAATGTCTTCTAATTGTTTAGTTGCAACTTTTATTTTTAGCTTATTTTCTTCAGCTTGCTCCTCTTCCAATTTTAGATTTTTCAGCCATTGCTCTGGGCTATTTAGTGTAAGATCATTATTGAATAATGACATGAAACCATATTTTTCAGAAGGATCAGCATTATATCTTCCGCGATGTGTACCATAAGCATAAAGATTATCAAGATATATTGCATTAGAAATATTATATTGATGCCCCCACTCATCAATACCATATAGATCGCTATTATTATCCAATATATCGGATGCAATTCCTGTATCCCGCTTTTCAGTTTTATATTTGATATAATTTCCGTTAAAAGCAAGATATATTGCCATTATTATAAGTGACTTTCCGTCACCATTCTCTCCAAGAAAATATATTTCTTTTGATTTTTCAAAGTCAATATTTACAGGCTCTTTTATTGATAGAAAATTCCTGATATGTAATTCTTTAACGTAACACGCATCAAAGCTATATCCTTCAAGCCATGTTTTGAATTGATCAAAAGTTAAACTTAAAGCTTTATGAAATTCATTTTTCTCACATATACTATAAAACTCATCATTCGAGAGTTCTTTATTTGTAAATCTGGAAAACCTTTCTAATAATACTTTTTTAAATAATTTTCCAACTTTAGGATTATAATATACAACAGAGAAGTCATAAGGTACTTCATTTTTTCTCCTATTTGTCGGCTCTGTTGCTTCTGCAACCACTAAAGCACTGCGAATATTAGTAAGCTGTTTATCTTTAGAATCAATATAAAAGACACCTTTCATGTTATCTTTTGAATACTTAGTTGCAAAGTCTTTTACAACCCCTCCATGAGTAAAGATCAAAGCTAGTAATGAAAATATTTTCTTTTCTATTGGATATTTTTGAATTTCAATCCAATAATCAGGAATTGGATCATCTAGAGAGTTGATACCAAGAAATGAACGCAAAATTCTTTCATTAATTTTTGCTTCCTTATTCTTATATTTCTGTATAGTATCAACACTATATATAACATCCAATGCTTGGACTATATCATATTTAGTCCATGATGTCCTCAGTTCTGTAAAATCTATCTGAATAGAATCCATGATTATACTTTTTTATAAGATATAATAAGCTCATTCACATCTAATTGATATTCATCAGAGCGTCCCATTTTGCTGTGAATATATTCCCTTGATTGTAAATCGCATTTATATCCTTTCCCCAAGACAGAACTCCCAATGTTTAATATTTCTTCTTGGTTAATCATTCCATTATTGCTGTAGCTTAAGACTAAATGGGATTCCCTATTTTTAACCCCTTCAAATAATAATTTGAAAGCATTTCTCACCTCTTTCTTCTTATCAAAAGGGGATTGGTGTCGATCATCCCTATACCGACCTTTATACTTTATAATGGGGTGATCATATCGGACTAAAGTTTCTATAGCATGATAAAACCTTGAGTAATGAACCGTACTATATGGTGGGTCTGCATAAACGATAGAATTTTTTTCTATTACTCGAAGACAATCCATATAGTCTAGTGATGTTACTTTATATTCAAAATTAGTTTCTATATTTAATGTGGAAATCAACTCTTCAAATTTTTTAGAAAACAAATTCCATATATTTTTATGACGATATATTAAAATATCATTCATATTAGATTCAGTAACATCTCGATATTGCGCAAAATGACCTGTACTTTGTGATGCATAAGACATTGAAAAGATTAAGGCTGACAATATTGCATAATACGAAGGTGTACCAATATAATCTTCTGCTGTTGCTCTAATAGAATCTATCCATACACATTGTTCAAATGACCAATATGTACCAGAATAATATTTTGTGAATAGGTTAAAACCTATTCCAAAATCAAAACTAATCAGTTCTTGTTGAGCTTTCTCAAGTTGCTGTAACTCTTTATAGTTGGTGATTTGGGTATAATCAAATTCTAATTGAGGATATCGTTCTTTGAACTCTGCTACTAAAAAACAAACACGTTCCTCAATCTCCTGTATTTGTAG encodes the following:
- a CDS encoding AAA family ATPase, which codes for MDSIQIDFTELRTSWTKYDIVQALDVIYSVDTIQKYKNKEAKINERILRSFLGINSLDDPIPDYWIEIQKYPIEKKIFSLLALIFTHGGVVKDFATKYSKDNMKGVFYIDSKDKQLTNIRSALVVAEATEPTNRRKNEVPYDFSVVYYNPKVGKLFKKVLLERFSRFTNKELSNDEFYSICEKNEFHKALSLTFDQFKTWLEGYSFDACYVKELHIRNFLSIKEPVNIDFEKSKEIYFLGENGDGKSLIIMAIYLAFNGNYIKYKTEKRDTGIASDILDNNSDLYGIDEWGHQYNISNAIYLDNLYAYGTHRGRYNADPSEKYGFMSLFNNDLTLNSPEQWLKNLKLEEEQAEENKLKIKVATKQLEDILFNLLERNVKTHIEGSKIFFEEKGCFLGIDQLSEGYRSIIIFVCDLLYRLYKKNSNDIFKTKGVVLVDEIDQHLHLKWQRIIVSKLRNIFPNIQFIFTTHSPTIIQGASDDSIIFRTYRVNGITKVSEPYYRKDLDHLMMNTLVTSSLFGLEDSRLDTDDNNSDTNDTYLLYKINKKLISKLQEQKEKGKNFVSENEIDSLIDSILEEYQNEEDR
- a CDS encoding DNA adenine methylase gives rise to the protein MGAKREILKYVTESIQNLNVDSEWLCDLFSGTSIISASLKDEYNIHANDIQQYSAIFSNTYLLNLNRLIPPLQIQEIEERVCFLVAEFKERYPQLEFDYTQITNYKELQQLEKAQQELISFDFGIGFNLFTKYYSGTYWSFEQCVWIDSIRATAEDYIGTPSYYAILSALIFSMSYASQSTGHFAQYRDVTESNMNDILIYRHKNIWNLFSKKFEELISTLNIETNFEYKVTSLDYMDCLRVIEKNSIVYADPPYSTVHYSRFYHAIETLVRYDHPIIKYKGRYRDDRHQSPFDKKKEVRNAFKLLFEGVKNRESHLVLSYSNNGMINQEEILNIGSSVLGKGYKCDLQSREYIHSKMGRSDEYQLDVNELIISYKKV
- a CDS encoding tyrosine-type recombinase/integrase, with protein sequence MRMKTLKEGIVAHAEGLGELFKFSAEHTCRSILHSLEEFTNIELLTFKDLTAGFFLGFEHYLWASGCSRNTSACYFRALRAICKGAERQGMVKDAKKLFCEVFMGYEETKKRALSIEQLRMVAGADLEEPSLVMARDLFILSYYLRGIPFIDLVYLRKTDIHDNVLCYRRSKTGRMLTITLEPWMWEIIERYLCDDLDSPYLLRIIRQPGSIPEERRQYESTLRLYNKHLYRLSERLGLEVRLTSYVARHTWATLAYNEDIPVAKISAGLSHASEEITHTYLRSFSDEQLAVVNLQMAALVNPMAEKEWKRKEKEKGKGNRNDKERKSSKNELHTGVPIPGRKRNDSGGKGTVFN
- a CDS encoding retron system putative HNH endonuclease: MKKIDKDLAVIPPSLVIGDDKLTHQRRLELIAKKHYINEAPYNDRYKTDDIRDRLVLIYNNKCAFCEQKVEQYHIEHFRPKQIYYWLAYSWDNLLLACHYCNNYKGINFAIKGKRAKCPNTKDLKSINTISSNKYNLQEQPKLINPEQSDPSPYLIFEKDGKITSDNEDYKYTIETCRIDRKYLNDGRKKIIDKFKREIVSELVYNSTPEEQKHAINILVRRFVNEANDNDNEFLAFRNFAIGHNWLNDVVKEAITTL